A region of Pseudomonas putida DNA encodes the following proteins:
- a CDS encoding flavin reductase family protein, which produces MSVASTAIEPLRFREALGHYASGITVITSHLDDAPLGFTCQSFYSVSMSPPLVSFSVMSNSASYPKIRQAGRFAVNILSGEQVKISNQFARRGTDKWRGVEWQHSPLGNPIIAGSLHWFDCEIHAEHTAGDHLIVIGEVKALNLQEAATAQPLLYFKGQYFNLAAQCTA; this is translated from the coding sequence ATGTCTGTTGCAAGTACTGCTATCGAGCCCCTGCGCTTTCGCGAGGCGCTAGGGCACTACGCATCCGGTATCACGGTCATTACATCGCACCTTGATGACGCGCCGCTGGGCTTCACTTGCCAGTCATTCTACAGCGTGTCAATGAGCCCGCCGCTGGTGTCCTTCAGCGTGATGTCCAACTCGGCCAGCTACCCCAAAATTCGCCAGGCAGGCCGGTTTGCAGTCAATATCCTGTCGGGTGAGCAGGTCAAGATTTCCAACCAGTTTGCTCGGCGAGGCACGGACAAGTGGCGTGGCGTCGAATGGCAGCATTCGCCGCTTGGCAATCCGATCATTGCCGGCAGCCTGCATTGGTTTGATTGCGAGATTCATGCGGAACACACTGCCGGTGATCACCTGATTGTGATCGGTGAAGTGAAAGCGTTGAACCTGCAAGAGGCGGCTACTGCGCAGCCATTGCTGTATTTCAAAGGGCAGTATTTCAACCTCGCCGCACAGTGCACGGCTTGA
- a CDS encoding thioesterase II family protein — MNPLPADRGQRPAMQTAPLNRTLMAFGERPQGAPVLVCFGPAGCGPSFYRRWAKSLDAPTQLLAVHLPGREGRHREARVTDFSQLVTQLADDIHAQVSGEYSFFGHSLGAALGFAVAQEMENRHGRNASKVLISARTVPDETRLTDVDPECSNAQMIEFLVSLGCLPPQLAADTEAMAMYLPIIRDDLRLNLNAQGHRFGRVQADLVALAGTGDTLATPRQMQRWAQHTHRHFEQHDCQGGHFFILEQERQVIDLLRRLVHPTHTMEL; from the coding sequence TTGAACCCGTTGCCAGCTGATCGCGGCCAGCGGCCGGCGATGCAAACCGCCCCACTGAACCGCACGTTGATGGCGTTCGGCGAACGGCCCCAAGGCGCACCGGTACTGGTGTGTTTCGGGCCTGCAGGCTGTGGTCCGAGCTTTTATCGCCGCTGGGCGAAGTCGCTCGATGCGCCGACGCAGTTGCTGGCCGTGCACCTGCCCGGCCGCGAGGGGCGCCACCGTGAAGCGCGCGTGACCGACTTCTCGCAGTTGGTGACGCAGCTTGCCGATGACATTCACGCCCAGGTCAGTGGTGAGTATTCGTTCTTTGGCCACAGCCTGGGCGCCGCCCTGGGCTTCGCCGTGGCCCAGGAAATGGAAAACCGCCACGGGCGCAACGCCAGCAAAGTGCTGATTTCCGCGCGTACGGTGCCGGACGAAACCCGCCTCACCGACGTCGACCCTGAGTGCTCAAACGCGCAGATGATCGAGTTTTTGGTGTCTCTGGGTTGCCTGCCGCCGCAATTGGCGGCCGACACCGAGGCGATGGCGATGTACCTGCCGATCATCCGCGACGACCTGCGCCTGAACCTCAATGCCCAAGGCCACCGGTTCGGTCGCGTGCAGGCCGACCTGGTGGCGCTGGCAGGCACCGGCGACACCCTGGCGACGCCCAGGCAGATGCAGCGCTGGGCACAGCACACCCATCGCCACTTCGAACAGCATGACTGCCAGGGCGGGCACTTTTTCATCCTGGAGCAAGAGCGGCAGGTCATCGACCTGCTGCGCCGCCTCGTCCACCCAACCCACACAATGGAACTGTAA
- a CDS encoding methionine synthase has product MKKLLPTSTAGSLPKPAWLAQPETLWSPWKLQGDELAEGKHDALRLSLHEQQQAGIDIVSDGEQTRQHFVTTFIEHLGGVDFEKRETVRIRDRYEASVPTVVGAVTRQKPVFVEDAKFLRQQTKQPIKWALPGPMTMIDTLYDNHYKSREKLAWEFAKILNQEARELEAAGVDIIQFDEPAFNVFFDEVNDWGVATLERAIEGLKCETAVHICYGYGIKANTDWKKTLGSEWRQYEEAFPKLQQSSIDIVSLECHNARVPMDLIELIRGKKVMVGAIDVANHTIETPEEVANTLRKALQFVEADKLYPCTNCGMAPLPRRVASGKLKALSAGAEIVRRELQNPN; this is encoded by the coding sequence ATGAAAAAACTGCTACCTACTTCAACTGCTGGCAGCTTGCCTAAACCCGCTTGGCTTGCACAACCTGAGACGCTCTGGTCGCCTTGGAAACTTCAGGGTGATGAATTGGCTGAAGGAAAACACGATGCGTTGCGGTTGTCGTTGCACGAACAGCAACAGGCAGGTATCGATATTGTCAGCGATGGTGAGCAAACGCGCCAACACTTTGTGACGACGTTTATCGAGCACCTCGGCGGCGTTGATTTCGAGAAACGTGAGACCGTAAGAATTCGTGATCGCTATGAGGCGAGCGTGCCGACGGTCGTGGGCGCGGTCACCCGTCAAAAACCGGTATTTGTTGAAGATGCGAAGTTCTTGCGTCAGCAAACCAAGCAGCCCATCAAGTGGGCGCTGCCGGGTCCGATGACGATGATTGATACGCTGTATGATAATCACTATAAAAGCCGCGAAAAACTGGCGTGGGAATTCGCGAAGATTCTCAATCAAGAAGCCAGGGAATTAGAAGCGGCGGGGGTTGATATCATTCAGTTCGACGAGCCTGCCTTCAATGTGTTCTTCGACGAGGTGAATGATTGGGGGGTGGCCACCCTGGAGAGGGCAATCGAAGGGCTAAAATGCGAAACGGCTGTGCATATTTGCTACGGTTACGGCATCAAGGCGAATACCGATTGGAAAAAGACGCTGGGGTCAGAGTGGCGCCAGTACGAAGAGGCTTTTCCCAAGCTGCAGCAATCCAGTATTGATATCGTCTCGCTGGAGTGTCACAACGCGCGTGTTCCCATGGACCTCATCGAACTCATTCGAGGTAAGAAGGTAATGGTCGGGGCCATTGATGTGGCAAACCACACCATCGAAACACCCGAGGAAGTGGCCAATACTCTGCGAAAAGCACTGCAGTTTGTAGAGGCCGACAAGCTCTACCCTTGCACCAACTGCGGCATGGCCCCTTTGCCTCGTCGCGTGGCAAGCGGCAAGTTAAAGGCGTTGAGTGCAGGCGCGGAAATTGTTCGAAGAGAACTTCAGAACCCGAACTGA
- a CDS encoding outer membrane lipoprotein-sorting protein — MKKLNLAALLLSVVLPSAFAQTYTGEQVMLLNEDSRKGLTESSDVFITMTDARGNVRERTLKLRIDDGNKAARKSYLEFVEPKDVKGTRVLALENADADEDADRWIYLPALRKVRRIAGADQTQSFVGTDFTYEDMSISDGVVGVKNHSYKILREETIKDNSGVDRHCWVVEAIPTSAKQIAQGLYGKRIIWVEQQYYTAIQEHYFNKNGEHFKVRTSSDIRPFPAAGGTTEWRPNLFSMKNLETGHSTNVRFEQVLDQPIDAKIFTRRFMEIGL, encoded by the coding sequence ATGAAAAAGCTCAACCTGGCCGCACTGCTGCTCAGCGTCGTACTGCCGTCAGCCTTTGCCCAGACCTACACCGGCGAGCAGGTCATGCTGCTCAACGAAGACTCGCGCAAAGGCCTGACCGAAAGCAGCGACGTGTTCATCACCATGACCGATGCCCGCGGCAATGTGCGTGAACGGACCTTGAAGCTGCGCATCGACGACGGCAACAAGGCGGCGCGCAAATCCTACCTGGAGTTCGTCGAACCCAAGGATGTGAAAGGCACGCGGGTGCTGGCGCTGGAGAACGCCGATGCCGATGAAGACGCAGACCGCTGGATCTATCTGCCCGCGCTGCGCAAGGTTCGGCGCATTGCCGGGGCAGACCAGACGCAAAGCTTTGTCGGCACCGACTTCACTTATGAAGACATGTCGATCAGCGATGGCGTGGTGGGGGTCAAGAACCACAGCTACAAGATCCTGCGCGAAGAGACCATCAAGGACAACAGTGGCGTAGACCGCCACTGCTGGGTGGTCGAAGCCATCCCGACCAGCGCGAAACAGATCGCGCAGGGCTTGTATGGCAAACGCATCATCTGGGTTGAGCAGCAGTACTACACAGCCATTCAGGAACACTACTTCAACAAGAACGGCGAGCATTTCAAGGTCCGCACCAGCTCGGATATCCGCCCGTTCCCAGCTGCAGGGGGCACTACCGAGTGGCGGCCGAACCTGTTCTCGATGAAAAACCTGGAGACCGGCCACAGTACGAATGTGCGCTTTGAACAAGTGCTGGACCAACCCATTGACGCGAAGATTTTCACGCGGCGGTTCATGGAGATCGGGTTGTAA
- a CDS encoding DUF1852 domain-containing protein, whose product MSNDFAFAIKSICFDEHYRPSDNTRITTNFANLARGESRQQNLRNTLGMIDNRFNALAHWDNPNGDRYTVELEIISVEMHVGVERSGPALPLIELLKTTIVDRKTSARIEGIVGNNFSSYVRDYDFSVLLLEHNKNRPEFSAPEDFGDLHGKLFKSFVNSDAYKDYFSKSPVICLSVSSSKTYHRTENQHPVLGVEYAQDEYSLTDEYFKKMGLNVRYFMPPNSAAPLAFYFAGDLLADYTNLELISTISTMDTFQKIYRPEIYNANSAAGQSYQPSLTHQDYSLTRIVYDREERGRLAVEQGKFVETHFIKPYQARLEQWASNFAL is encoded by the coding sequence ATGAGCAATGACTTTGCATTTGCTATTAAGAGTATTTGTTTTGATGAGCACTATCGCCCGTCGGACAATACACGTATCACCACCAACTTTGCCAACTTGGCGAGGGGCGAGAGCCGGCAGCAAAACTTGCGCAATACCTTGGGGATGATTGACAATCGCTTCAATGCGCTGGCGCATTGGGATAACCCCAATGGCGATCGTTATACGGTCGAGCTTGAAATCATTTCCGTTGAGATGCATGTCGGTGTCGAACGCAGTGGTCCTGCGCTGCCGTTGATTGAACTGTTGAAAACGACGATTGTCGATCGAAAAACCAGCGCGCGCATTGAAGGTATTGTCGGGAATAATTTCTCATCCTATGTGCGAGATTATGACTTTAGCGTGCTGTTGCTGGAGCATAATAAAAATCGACCTGAGTTCAGTGCGCCCGAGGATTTTGGGGACCTGCATGGGAAACTATTCAAGAGCTTCGTGAATTCAGATGCGTACAAGGATTACTTTAGTAAGTCGCCCGTGATATGCCTCAGCGTTTCGAGTAGCAAGACCTATCATCGAACGGAAAACCAGCACCCTGTATTGGGGGTTGAGTACGCGCAGGATGAATATTCGTTAACGGATGAATATTTCAAGAAAATGGGGTTGAACGTTCGCTATTTCATGCCGCCCAACAGTGCGGCACCGTTGGCGTTCTATTTTGCCGGCGATTTGCTCGCGGACTACACCAATCTTGAACTCATCAGTACCATCAGTACGATGGATACCTTCCAAAAAATTTATCGACCTGAAATCTACAACGCAAATTCTGCAGCAGGGCAATCCTACCAGCCAAGCTTGACGCACCAGGATTACTCGTTGACGCGCATTGTTTATGATCGAGAAGAGCGTGGCCGCCTGGCGGTTGAGCAAGGCAAGTTTGTTGAAACGCACTTCATCAAGCCCTATCAAGCACGTCTTGAGCAATGGGCGTCTAATTTCGCGCTTTGA
- a CDS encoding LysR family transcriptional regulator produces the protein MIDLRHLRTIDALRETGSLHDAAERLHLTQSALSHQFRDVENRIGMQVFVRKSKPVRFTSAGLKLLQLADQVLPLIRKTERDLGKLAGGVAARLHIAIECHSCYQWLMPSVDEFRSAWPEVELDLASGLSFAPLPALERGDLDLVVTSDPVTLPGITYVPLFGYEALLAIDKHHALREKPYLEPTDLASQTLITYPIERNRLDIFTRFLDPADIEPAQVRTSELTVMMMQLVASGRGVCCLPNWAVHEYTSRGYVIAKRLGEEGLQAMLFAAVRSDMLEVPYVSDFLLTAKDISFATLAGVNAVPGRCV, from the coding sequence ATGATTGACTTGAGACACCTGCGCACTATCGATGCCTTGCGCGAAACGGGCAGCCTGCACGACGCCGCCGAACGCCTGCACCTGACACAATCGGCGCTGTCGCATCAGTTTCGGGATGTGGAAAATCGCATTGGCATGCAAGTGTTCGTGCGCAAGTCCAAGCCGGTGCGCTTCACCAGCGCCGGTCTCAAGCTGCTGCAGTTGGCTGACCAGGTGCTGCCGCTGATTCGCAAGACCGAGCGCGACCTGGGCAAGCTGGCTGGCGGCGTGGCCGCGCGGCTACACATCGCGATCGAGTGCCACAGTTGCTACCAATGGTTGATGCCGTCGGTTGATGAGTTTCGCAGTGCATGGCCGGAGGTTGAACTGGACCTGGCGTCCGGGTTGTCGTTCGCGCCACTGCCGGCGCTGGAGCGGGGGGACCTTGACCTGGTGGTGACCTCCGACCCTGTAACCCTGCCAGGGATCACCTACGTGCCGCTTTTCGGTTACGAGGCACTGCTGGCCATTGATAAGCATCATGCCCTGCGCGAAAAGCCGTACCTTGAACCCACCGACCTCGCCAGCCAGACCCTGATCACTTACCCGATCGAGCGCAACCGCCTGGACATCTTCACCCGCTTCCTTGACCCTGCCGACATCGAGCCGGCTCAGGTGCGCACCTCAGAGCTGACGGTCATGATGATGCAGTTGGTGGCCAGCGGCCGTGGTGTTTGCTGTCTGCCGAACTGGGCCGTGCATGAGTACACCTCGCGCGGCTATGTGATCGCCAAGCGTCTGGGGGAGGAAGGGTTGCAGGCCATGCTATTTGCGGCTGTTCGCAGCGACATGCTCGAAGTGCCTTATGTGAGTGATTTTCTGCTCACGGCAAAAGACATTTCATTTGCCACGTTAGCGGGCGTCAATGCTGTGCCGGGGCGCTGCGTCTGA
- a CDS encoding class I SAM-dependent methyltransferase — translation MTSWNAFYERTDKRAPSPLLSCAIDHVKHQHPRHAVDLGCGAGNEAWQLIQAGWHVLAIDKEPEAVARTISKCSMNDAAMLDAKVADFEYLAQLPASMLIHAGLALPFCHPARFDHLWGQIRDALLPGGVFVGHFFGMRHSWASQEQMSFHGVPTVQRLAEGLDILLLRETETAMVIDSESVNWHRIDVIVRKP, via the coding sequence ATGACGAGCTGGAATGCTTTCTATGAGCGCACGGACAAACGAGCCCCCTCACCGCTGCTCAGTTGCGCAATTGATCACGTCAAACATCAACACCCGCGTCACGCCGTAGACCTGGGCTGCGGCGCCGGAAACGAGGCGTGGCAACTGATCCAGGCTGGGTGGCATGTCCTGGCCATCGACAAAGAGCCTGAGGCCGTCGCGCGGACGATCAGCAAGTGCTCGATGAACGACGCGGCCATGCTCGACGCAAAAGTGGCGGACTTTGAGTACCTCGCCCAGCTGCCGGCGTCGATGCTGATTCATGCGGGGCTTGCCCTGCCCTTTTGCCACCCTGCGCGGTTCGATCACCTCTGGGGCCAGATTCGCGACGCCCTGCTACCAGGGGGTGTTTTCGTAGGGCATTTCTTCGGCATGAGGCACAGCTGGGCAAGCCAGGAGCAGATGTCTTTTCATGGCGTACCGACTGTTCAGAGGCTTGCAGAAGGGCTGGACATTCTCCTGCTGCGTGAAACTGAAACCGCTATGGTCATCGACTCCGAGTCAGTGAACTGGCATCGGATAGACGTCATCGTGCGCAAGCCGTAG
- a CDS encoding efflux RND transporter permease subunit, translating into MTSYSQRYAAFILRHKKATLGTLALITLFFCVQLLWLQVNPSLFLLGKDFKGRVLMAEARQHFSGSGEQILVGVVTSEESIFNPRSLAAIKTLTQQFSEMTLVDEDDAQQLGSAALDPQSQAMVGRILADGITARDKNDLKALSAHLATLPDCPPAVRDYVADLTIRVAPVVNVRSLADVENIELNGDALDVHDLMTDVPVDAQALSKLAEEVFDNEMFVNSLISPKGKASMIQIELAVDEEDSRNLQRAYAEVLRQVSEIASQDAFPIGGTATYYAAITDIVEKDNNTFLPFVVLVISLLLYISFRRWQGVWIPLMIAVLSLIWTMGLVSATGFKLNIITNMIPVFIISIAVADSIHFITAYYERAAESDPHTAIEETMHHLLIPMSIWSFTTVVGFAAMAFTNLTFISEFGIFVSIGVAFAFAITITLLPALLPYLKVPKQQIKKANDNSFMLLVDRFSSAANRLSRKAPWALMSLSLVLLVAATYMSFQVRVDNENISSFSKSTAVRQDNDVLNQYFGGTVPASIWLRSETKDMVKRPEFINALRLIEQRLKQHEQIGYTLSPADYLNRINELMADDGSPQLPANASEELISQYFLLYEFGNGSEIKDVVDYNYSSARIIATAYTDRGTTWEAIIDDVRNYAATVVPKGVTVEVYGTGELQASNIPEIVKSQAYSFGFSFLIIAVMMLAIFRSLKMAIVSMVPMTFTLALIGTLMLALDIPLDIGTAMICGICFGVGIDYTIHFLSVYNTYAKVPGTNHEQVLAKTVVSVGRPILINSLSLASGFAVLCLSSYAAIVNLGLLTAVSMVACAFFTMLLIPATLRVCVNFVPVEQGEDHLEPVAS; encoded by the coding sequence GTGACGTCCTATTCTCAGCGCTACGCTGCTTTCATATTGAGGCACAAGAAGGCCACCCTCGGGACGCTGGCCCTGATCACGCTGTTCTTCTGCGTGCAACTGCTGTGGCTCCAGGTGAACCCCTCTTTGTTCCTGCTGGGCAAGGACTTCAAGGGCCGCGTGCTCATGGCCGAGGCGCGCCAGCACTTCAGCGGTTCCGGTGAACAGATCCTGGTCGGTGTCGTCACCTCCGAAGAGAGCATCTTCAACCCCCGTTCCCTGGCTGCAATCAAAACACTTACCCAGCAGTTCAGCGAAATGACGCTGGTGGACGAGGATGACGCACAACAGCTCGGCAGTGCCGCACTCGACCCACAAAGCCAGGCCATGGTCGGGCGGATTCTGGCCGACGGGATCACCGCGCGGGACAAGAACGACCTCAAAGCACTGTCGGCCCATCTGGCAACCCTGCCCGACTGCCCGCCGGCGGTCAGGGACTATGTGGCAGACCTGACCATTCGCGTGGCCCCGGTGGTGAATGTCAGAAGCCTGGCCGACGTCGAGAACATCGAACTCAATGGCGACGCGCTGGACGTTCACGACCTGATGACCGACGTGCCGGTCGATGCCCAGGCCTTGAGCAAGCTGGCAGAAGAAGTCTTCGACAACGAGATGTTCGTCAACTCGCTGATTTCGCCCAAGGGCAAAGCCTCGATGATCCAGATCGAACTGGCCGTGGACGAAGAAGACTCGCGCAACCTGCAGCGCGCCTACGCCGAGGTACTGCGCCAGGTCAGCGAAATCGCCTCGCAGGATGCCTTCCCAATCGGTGGTACCGCCACGTATTACGCCGCCATCACCGACATCGTCGAGAAGGACAACAACACCTTCCTGCCGTTCGTGGTGCTGGTGATCTCGCTGTTGCTGTACATCAGCTTCCGTCGCTGGCAGGGCGTGTGGATCCCACTGATGATCGCCGTGCTGTCGCTGATCTGGACCATGGGCCTGGTCAGCGCGACGGGATTCAAGCTGAACATCATCACCAACATGATCCCGGTGTTCATCATCTCCATCGCGGTGGCTGACTCCATCCACTTCATCACCGCCTATTACGAGCGCGCCGCCGAAAGCGACCCGCACACCGCGATCGAAGAGACCATGCACCACCTGCTCATCCCGATGAGCATCTGGTCCTTCACCACGGTGGTCGGCTTTGCCGCCATGGCCTTCACCAACCTGACCTTCATCAGCGAATTTGGCATCTTCGTGTCCATCGGCGTGGCCTTCGCCTTCGCTATCACCATCACCTTGCTGCCTGCCCTGCTGCCGTACCTGAAGGTGCCCAAGCAACAGATCAAGAAAGCCAACGACAACAGCTTCATGCTGCTCGTCGACCGCTTCAGCAGCGCAGCCAACCGCTTGTCGCGCAAGGCACCGTGGGCCCTGATGAGCCTGAGCCTGGTGCTGCTGGTGGCGGCTACCTACATGAGCTTCCAGGTACGCGTCGACAACGAGAACATCTCGTCATTCTCCAAGTCCACCGCCGTGCGCCAGGACAACGACGTGCTCAACCAATACTTTGGCGGCACCGTCCCTGCGTCCATCTGGCTGCGCTCGGAAACCAAAGACATGGTCAAGCGCCCAGAATTCATCAACGCCCTGCGCCTGATCGAACAACGCCTGAAGCAGCACGAGCAGATCGGCTACACCCTCTCGCCAGCCGACTACCTGAACCGCATCAATGAACTGATGGCCGACGACGGCAGCCCGCAGCTACCCGCCAACGCCTCGGAAGAGCTGATTTCGCAGTACTTCCTGCTTTACGAATTCGGCAACGGCAGCGAGATCAAAGACGTCGTCGACTACAACTACAGCAGCGCCCGGATCATCGCCACGGCGTATACCGACCGGGGCACCACCTGGGAAGCGATCATCGATGACGTGCGCAATTATGCCGCGACCGTCGTCCCCAAGGGCGTCACCGTCGAGGTCTACGGTACCGGCGAGCTCCAGGCCAGCAACATCCCCGAGATCGTCAAAAGCCAGGCCTACAGCTTCGGGTTCTCGTTCCTGATCATCGCCGTGATGATGCTCGCCATCTTCCGTTCGTTGAAGATGGCCATCGTCAGCATGGTGCCCATGACCTTCACCCTGGCCCTCATTGGCACGCTGATGCTGGCCCTGGACATCCCGCTGGACATCGGCACGGCGATGATCTGCGGCATCTGCTTCGGCGTGGGCATCGACTACACGATTCACTTCCTGAGTGTTTACAACACCTACGCAAAAGTACCCGGCACCAATCATGAACAAGTGCTGGCCAAGACTGTCGTGTCGGTAGGGCGCCCAATCCTGATCAACTCGCTGTCGCTGGCCAGCGGCTTTGCCGTGCTGTGCCTTTCGAGCTACGCCGCCATCGTCAACCTTGGCTTGCTGACCGCAGTTTCGATGGTGGCCTGCGCCTTCTTCACGATGTTGCTGATTCCGGCCACGCTGCGCGTCTGCGTCAACTTCGTACCCGTCGAGCAGGGGGAAGATCATCTTGAACCCGTTGCCAGCTGA